Proteins encoded within one genomic window of Nilaparvata lugens isolate BPH chromosome 11, ASM1435652v1, whole genome shotgun sequence:
- the LOC111054085 gene encoding lipase 1-like, translating to MVCFCEPPVATTDERIKMAGFQCETHSVTSSDGYILKLFRIVTSARNSTASPKRRFPVMLQHGFVMSSDIYVVRNDALGFGLARDNWDVWLGNIRGTSYTRQHKWLSPNEPEFWNYSFDDIGRKDLPAMIDFILNHTRSPRLNYIGHSMGTTAFYVMASTVPSYNRKINSMISLSAVSKMAGWHFLLNDNSYFYQFIYEQLMKNLRRKKVEIFPRVGMEGLSEHQCKHEDFHLYMRVAFEFVKMVMIQWAHGEKVFPDSSSTKNFLHFLQVMGSANFQRYDYGREKNLKVWGSESPPLYNLSKIRAPMIFYIASGDLILEQDCENLARSLPNLVFVMKIPYLTFGHMDFLWPTSDLNLEYRRKMEASITDELSKRDRDLAPTDKIVKNICDHNKDCIKVM from the exons GATGAAAGAATCAAAATGGCCGGTTTCCAGTGTGAGACTCACAGTGTGACATCATCTGACGGATACATTTTGAAACTTTTTAGAATCGTGACGTCAGCCAGAAATTCCACAGCGTCACCCAAGAGGCGCTTTCCAGTGATGCTACAGCATGGTTTCGTGATGTCTTCCGACATCTATGTCGTGAGAAATGATGCTTTAG gtTTTGGCTTAGCAAGAGACAATTGGGATGTGTGGCTGGGTAATATCAGAGGAACCAGCTACACCAGACAGCATAAATGGCTGTCACCGAATGAGCCAGAATTCTGGAATTACAG ttttGATGACATTGGAAGAAAAGATCTGCCGGCAATGATTGATTTCATACTGAACCACACGAGAAGCCCCCGTCTGAATTACATTGGACATTCCATGGGCACCACTGCATTCTACGTGATGGCTTCAACCGTCCCCAGCTACAATAGAAAGATTAATTCAATGATCAGTCTATCAGCTGTTTCAAAAATGGCTGGATGGCACTTTCTGCTCAATGATAACTCCTATTTCTATCAGTTCATCTACGAACAATTG ATGAAAAATTTGCGGAGAAAAAAGGTGGAGATTTTTCCCAGAGTCGGGATGGAAGGATTGTCTGAACATCAGTGTAAACACGAGGACTTTCACTTGTATATGAGAGTGGCTTTTGAGTTTGTTAAAATG GTGATGATACAGTGGGCTCATGGTGAGAAAGTATTTCCTGATAGTTCATCTACGAAAAACTTCCTACATTTTTTGCAAGTCATGGGCTCag CAAATTTTCAAAGGTACGATTATGGACGTGAAaagaatttgaaagtttggGGCTCGGAGTCACCGCCTCTGTATAATTTGAGCAAGATTCGAGCTCCTATGATATTCTATATTGCCAGTGGTGATCTGATACTGGAACAg gACTGTGAGAACTTAGCCAGGAGTCTCCCGAATCTAGTGTTTGTGATGAAGATACCTTATCTCACCTTCGGTCACATGGACTTTTTGTGGCCAACTTCCGACTTGAATTTGGAATATCGACGGAAAATGGAGGCATCCATCACTGATGAACTTTCCAAAAGAGATAGGGATTTGGCTCCGACagataaaatcgtgaaaaacatttGTGATCATAATAAGGACTGTATCAAAGTCATGTAA